ACTCAGGATCGGCCTGAGCGAACGCTTTATCGGTCATTGCATTCTCCAAAGCGCCAGGAAGTTCTAAGATGCGCCAATGTTTTCCGCTTGGCGAATCCGACGATGATACAGATCAGTGCCCTGCCCGCCTTCACCGACAACTACATCTGGTTGTTACAGGACCACCGTACCCAGCGCTGCGCCGTGGTCGATCCGGGCGATGCCGCGCCGGTACAAGCCTGGCTCGCGGCGCATCCGGGCTGGGTGCTCAGCGATATTCTGATCACTCACCATCATCATGACCATGTCGGCGGCGTCCAGCAGCTGAAAAATGCGACCGACGCAAAAGTCTACGGCCCGGCCAGCGAGAATATCCCGGCGCGCGACGTTGCGCTCAAGGACAACGACCGCATCAATGTGCTCGATTGGGAATTCGAGGTGTACGCCGTGCCCGGCCACACCCTCGGCCACATCGCGTTTTATCACCACGGCCTGCTGTTTTGCGGCGACACCCTGTTTGCCGCCGGTTGCGGCCGCCTGTTCGAAGGCACGCCGCAGCAGATGCACACCTCGCTGACACGTCTGGCGGCGTTGCCCGAAGATACGCTGGTGTATTGCACCCACGAGTACACCTTGAGCAATTTGAAGTTTGCCGTCGCCGTCGAACCGGGCAACCCGGACACCGCCGAACGGCTGGCAAAAGTCAGCGCTCAACGCGAGGCGGGGATCATGACGCTGCCCTCGACTTTGGCCCTGGAAAAGCTCACCAATCCGTTTTTGCGGGTCGACGAAACATCCGTTAAAGAAAAAGTGGACGAACGGAATGGAACCCTGCACGAG
The window above is part of the Pseudomonas prosekii genome. Proteins encoded here:
- the gloB gene encoding hydroxyacylglutathione hydrolase codes for the protein MIQISALPAFTDNYIWLLQDHRTQRCAVVDPGDAAPVQAWLAAHPGWVLSDILITHHHHDHVGGVQQLKNATDAKVYGPASENIPARDVALKDNDRINVLDWEFEVYAVPGHTLGHIAFYHHGLLFCGDTLFAAGCGRLFEGTPQQMHTSLTRLAALPEDTLVYCTHEYTLSNLKFAVAVEPGNPDTAERLAKVSAQREAGIMTLPSTLALEKLTNPFLRVDETSVKEKVDERNGTLHEGPTAVFAALRAWKDKF